In Schistocerca piceifrons isolate TAMUIC-IGC-003096 chromosome 9, iqSchPice1.1, whole genome shotgun sequence, the following proteins share a genomic window:
- the LOC124717220 gene encoding replication protein A 14 kDa subunit-like: MSETQSIENVFYNRVSGELLDKYIGKSVVLLGKVRKVHPNGSKWELETTDGRVVSISMGMPLSEELSGFVEVRGICQSPAAVFCNSYLTFPPDMTGNFETDLYNEAVKLVNTVPNPWLAESG; the protein is encoded by the exons ATGTCGGAAACGCAGTCTATAGAGAACGTGTTTTACAATCGTGTGAGCGGTGAACTGCTCGATAAATATATTGGCAAATCTGTGGTTCTATTAGGAAAAGTTAGGAAG GTACACCCAAATGGCAGTAAATGGGAGCTGGAAACGACTGATGGAAGAGTTGTATCAATAAGTATGGGAATGCCCCTAAGTGAAGAGCTGTCAGGATTTGTAGAAGTTAGAGGAATTTGCCAGAGCCCTGCTGCTGTTTTTTGCAATTCGTATCTAACATTCCCTCCAGATATGACAGGAAACTTTG AAACTGATTTGTACAATGAAGCTGTAAAGCTAGTTAATACAGTACCAAATCCTTGGTTGGCAGAGAGTGGTTAG